The sequence ggaattttcatttttctagaaTTGCTACTATTTTATCTAACCTAGTTTTAATTTTAGCAAACTGTAAGAATGAGCAATATAAATTCTGCAGAACAACCTCTTTTACTCCTTTAAATTATGAAGAATTTGGCTTTGTATAAACAATATAATAAATTGCCTATTGTGGGCCCTTTATCCCTGCCTCAGAACTGCACACAGAGGTGAGGGAAGGTGGCACTGAGAGGACACCTGAGCAAGAGCAATACTAGCAAGCCTCCTCCCAAATCAAGTTTATGTTAAGTTATGAGGTATTACTCATGAttttatgaaaactgttttaatatattatatattattagaACTGGAATCATGATGCTTAAATTGTCGTGATAAATCTTAGTTTCTTCTTTAAGTATCTGTTGCTGTCGACAGTTGCTGTTCTGGCCTGGTAGCTGCTGTTCTGGGAACTCCTGCTGATGTGGTCAAAACCCGGATAATGAACCAGCCGAGAGATAAGCAGGGAAGGTACAGGCACTTCAGAGACCGACTTTTCAAGAGAAAACTGAAACCCTGAGTCTCACTGATTTCACTGAGGATGAAGTGCTAAGTCTCCAATTTGCTCTTCATCTCTCTGATGATCATTTTATTGGTTTAGTTTTGCATGTCCAGGGGGATTTGTTGTGATGGCCACCTAAGCATACCCAGTTACTTAGTGGATTTCAGTTCTGATGAGACTCCAGTGAGCTTACAAAAGAGCTCTTGCTTGTACAAATTTATCtgatacagattatttttcgggggggtgggtgggattttttaaaattgtgtattTGTAATCCTAACAGTATTTGTTCTCCTTGCACATTGCTAGAGGTCTGCTGTATAAGTCTTCCATGGACTGCTTGATTCAAACTGTACAGGCTGAAGGGTTTATGTCTCTATACAAAGGCTTTATACCAACATGGATGCGAATGGTAAGTGCCTTTTAACTCTCTTTACAAGACAGTTGAACAATGTGGCATTAAAATGTAAGGAGTTCTTTCTGTGTCAACACTTTTCCAAAACTATTTGGGTCTCTCAATTTATTTAATTGCTGTTAGCATAGTTGAATGTAGTGGATGACACAACTGCGTGCAGTGTCACTTCCCCCACGCTGCCTCTTGCATCtctttaatttggaaaatgctgtCCTGCTTAATCGCTAGTgattttccttgccttttttacAATTTCAGgctccctcctttctcccttcctaaACTCTCCTTTGTTACCTTCTTGCTCCCAGCCCTGGACTCCCTTTGCATCCCTCTTACTTTCATTCCTTCTCTCCTGATCCCAGAATTGCTTTATTACTGCTCCATCCTGGATCTCACTTTTGACTCTCTTGTATTCAGGCTAGCGGCTTTCTCCTGCATACTGCTGGGCCGTTAAAGCCGCACAATTAAGCCAAGCAGCAGTTGGGGCCTGGGAGCTGGAACTTGGCTGTCTAGACTGTTAGTTTGGGCAAGGGACAATTCCCAATAGCAAATTTAGATGTgaccacctttttttttaagtctatgAGAATTTAACAGGATGGCTACGTCTAGACTCTGCCAGCTGGCTTCAAGGTCTTAACACTGCTTAACTTACCAGACTGAGCACTAAGATTGAAGGCAAAAGCCTCTCTTCTCTAATTTAACTGAGTACAACAGTGGCCGCAGCCTCTGGTAAGAGAAATTACAGGAAGGTTCTGCTCAGTTGTTCAGTCCCTGTGTCCCTGAGCCGGAGCACATTCAGTATTGATGGGGTCTCTGCGAGTTTACTACTAAGCTAAAAACGTCCATGGAGCGTATGCCAACTTAGATTTCCCAAAGGCTTGTAATTTTGGGAATGTTTAGCGGGTGTTtcagaggagcaggaaaaggTGTTTCCTAGGCACAAGGCAGCCTTTTGCCAAACACCAATCTATTGCCAAAAAAAACCTTAGAGCATCTCAACTAAATGGGTGCAGGATATAAATGTTATGCAAGGAGAACTGTGTAAATTTCTGATTAAGGTTTTAGAACAAGTaaaccctttaaaaatgtttttaaaaagcattcagCCTGAAGTAGCCCCGAAGTATGAAACATTTCAGGTCACACATTTATGAGTTggcaagctgaaaaaaaaagttttaggtGTCTTGTGAAGGACTGGGTAGCCCTAACCATATGCAACAGTACGATTTTTGTATTAAAGACATAATATGAGATTGAGCTTAAGAATATGATTTTTAAGAGGAGACAGTTTAATGGGTTTATTTATTGGGTCACTTCTGTTTTAAGCTTCTAACTTCAATGTTTGCTTTCACAGGCTCCTTGGTCACTGGTTTTCTGGCTTACATATGAACAAATCAGAAGGATCTGTGGaattagttctttttaaaattgtgaaaCCACTTCAAtattcacaaaacaaagaagaatcGGAAAGCTGAATTCTCATTCCACAAGGCATCCCGACCCCTAGGGAACTAATTAATTTAGGAGATTGGCAGTAGGATTACATGTATAGGTCGCTGCCCCAAATCCACTCCCTACTGGTTAGGAGTAGCCATGACTTAAGGACACTATTTGCTTGTCAGACTGCTATATGAAATTTAAGTTATCCTCAGGAAAACATTGCCACAATAATACTTCAACTGTCAGCCAGCATCAGCTTTCTGAAACAgtaaacagaagtaaaaaaaaatctacaaagcAAGTAGAATATAATACAGTTTGCTTGTTTGATAATAGAGATGGTTCCTattgttaagaaaaaagcaggTTGAACAACGCAGCACTGAACATTTTCTGTGGCTAAGCAGcctataaaattatttgggaatttttgttgttattacaTTTGCACGCACATGAAGAACTACCTCTCATTAGTTTGATGCCTCAGCAAACCAAGCCTGTAGTGCTAGGAACTGAAAAAGATTAAAGCAGTTTACTtgatttcaaattttctttgcaCAAAAGGTGGAAGGGGTTGTGTTCCTCTTACTTCGCAGAGACCACCTGACCTCTTCACTCAACCATTTGAGTAGTATCCATGAGTGAAATGCAGTCCTGTACCCAGGAAATCAAAAGCTCTGCCCCTCTTGAAGGACTCCTAATACACATGCTGTCCATAGGATTGAGTTAAACCACCTGTGCTGACATGGTAGACCGGGTCATTAAGGTACCACTTTTCCATGGAAATACACACTCTGCCCATTTTAAATCTAGGTGAAAATATAATGTTATGttcaaacattttgtgtttttgaagaggagtgatttttttttttttaaacctaaagCTTTCCAGATTTCATAGAAAAGGGGACTGCTGCTCTTTGTCACTAGGCTTATCCTTGGCAATCAGGAGGCAAAAATGCAGTATAAAAGCAATCATAATGTAGACAGAACAAAGCTGTCTTTGATTTAGTAATATCTAGTAATGAAATGACAAGACTTAGTTCTCTGAGTAAACACCCAGAATTTCTTCTAGACATCTAGTATCTTCAATGTGCCAATTTCTGATTAAATACAGTTTGGGCATCTTGTTGGCTTGCACTTGTACTTTTTGATTGTATTGTAGATCTGTTGTGGCTGCATGCATTTGGGTGTGTAATTGCAGCCTGGAAAAAATTCACCTCACCATTATTAGGGCGTCATAAGTTTTTGTtcagaaatagttatttttctaGTTGTCAGCCTGAGAAGCTAATCTGagttctttccttcttgcaCACTATCACCGGCAATTATAAAACAGCAGTCAAAGCTGCTTCTTCAGTTACATCCTGAGTGGTCCTGCCTGCAATCCTGTTACTCAGATAACCTGAGTAATACCATACCCTGATGATGGATATGCAGAAGTACCTGATCTATTgagttaaaaaaagtaattttaaaagtcttgtagtgaaaaagtgttttaactcttaataaagctctttttttgAGCGTGACACACTGAAGAGATTCATAATAGTGCTGATTCCtagtattttgtattaaaaaataaataatttgaatagGAAAACTTGCCACTTTCTGCATTACTTCTTAGTGTTTTGTAATTCCAAACTTTTCAAGCAGAAGTTTCTACCCTGTGAAGCACTTGGccatatttatttacttaccaGCTTCAGTTTCAGAAGCCAAGAATTAACCCAAGGATGGCACTGGTGTTCCTTGGCTGGACTCTCCTGTGGCCTAAGAAAGGCTCACTGAAGTCCTGggccttcctcttcctcacacCTCCACTTCTGACCATTGTCCCTAAAGGCTGGAAGGCAGCTAAAGGTCTGCCTGGAAAAAGGGGGGCAAAACCAGGGAGAAATCGCATGCTTGCAGAGCTGAACAGACGAAATGGAGCAGTGTGACAGTCCAGGCTATCTGGAGGGGGCCACCAAACAGAGGACCCACGTTTGCCACTTCCCGAGGCCCTGAGAGGTGGTGCTTGCCTGCGGCTGCCCCATCCATAGGCAGGACAGCCCCGGACACTGCTGTCCCTCAGTCCAGTGTCACCCTCCCCGTGCTGCAGAAGGCTGAGCCAGCCACGCCTTGGCGGAGGCAGGTGGCCTGTGCCACGGGGCAGCCTCAGATGGAGGGCGCAGATCGGGTGGTGACAGGCGGAGGGCGGCCTCCACCTCAGGCGCCGAAGAAGCCTGAGGCAGGCTTGCGGCCGGGCCTCGCTGCCGGCGGAGGAGCCGCCCTGCGCGCCCAGCCCGCACCTCAGGCGTCCCTGCCCCGCTGGGCGGTTGACTGCGGCGAGGCCGGGGAGAGCCGTCGGGCGGAGACTGCCCCCGGTCCGCGCCCGGCCCCAGCTGCCGGCAGCGGGCAGCCTCGCACCTCGCCCGGCCCCTCACGGATCACGaccaccgccgccgccccgaGCGCCCCACCCCGCCCTCACACCGCCGCCCCACGCTGGCCAATAGTCGCCAAGCCCTGCACGCacgccccgccccgggcacccGCTCTGGCCAATGGAGGCTAAGCGGGCTCGGAGGGCTCTCACCTCACCCCGCCCCCCGGCCGTGCCGCTACCACACAGCTGTCGTGGAGCGCTCCACCCTGGGCGAGGGCAGCTCCAGCGGGCTCTGGGCTGAGCCCTGCGGCTGCAGCGTGCCCCGGCGATACCCCTCCTCTTTGTGGCGCCTCCGAGCAGTCTCCGTTTAGCAGGAGCGGCCGGATGTATTAGGCCGTTCCGCCCCtcctgttccccctcccccccccgcgggGATCAAAATGGACTCGACCACTCGGGCAGCCGCGTAACGGTTCCCCGGAGGTCACGTGGGCGGCGCGTGCCCTATgagggcgggggggcggccATTTGGCCTCGCGCGGGCGGCGAAGGCAGAGGCGGCGGGATGGGCTCCAGGCCGGGGATGCTCAGCCCCGGCACCACCGCGGCCCTGCGGGTCTGCGCGGTGGGCCTGCGCCCCGAGGTGCCCGTCGTGCGGCTGTGGGGGCTGCTGGGTGAGCGCAGTGCTGACTACGTCCTCCTCCGCCGTGAGATCCAGGCGGCAGTGGGGCCGCGCCTGGTGGCTGCCCCTGGTCCCAGCAGGCTGGTGGCCGGAGGGGGTGAGCTGTGTGTTGGAGAGCTAGGACTGGTGGAGGTGGTCGGGCTCTGGTACCGCTGCTGCGTGGTGAGTCGCCGTGGCCAGGACTACCGTGTGTTCCTGCTCGATGAGGGCTACACGGTGGTGACGTCTGCCTATTACTTGGCACGGGGCTGTAAGgagcttttcctcctgccccctgAGGTGCTGGGCTGTATTGTGGCTGATGTCATGCCCTCTGGaggccccagggcagcagcctgTGGGGATGCACCAGTCTCCACCTGGACAGTGGAGGCTATGGAGTTTCTCAGCTACCTGCATGGCAAGGAGGTGTCTGGCCTGGTGCGGGAGGTGATGACACCGCAGCTCATAGTGCTTGAGCTGCCCCAGCTTGCAGCCCAGATGCATCACCTGGGCCTGGCCAGGCAGGTCACTCCCAGTTGGTTCTGCCAGGTGCTCAGGCGCTGCCTATTTTATGGCCACTTAAGGAACCAGGTCAAGCTGCAGCCTCCAGCATGTTCCCTTGTAACTTCTGCAGTGCCAGAGCTTCTCCATGTTTTGCTCTCATATCAGCCTTTGTCACCTGCCTTGGATTACTTCTACCCACAGCTTCAGTTGGGTGTGACAGAGCCTGTCCTAGTGACCCATGTCTCTGACCCACACCACGTCTACTGCCAGTTGCAGAGCCTGTCCCAGGAGATCCGTTGCCTTTCTGATACCATGCGCCACACTTATGACTGGTGGGAGCAGGATTTATTACCCAGAGTGGGCTCACCCTGTGCTGCCCGTGGCATAGATGGCCGGTGGTACCGTGCACTCCTGCTGGAGCTTAttgctggggagcaggaccAGCAAGTGGCTCTGGTGATCTTTGTGGACTATGGCAGGAAGGAGACTGTGACCAGAGCTAACCTGCGCCATTTGCCTGTTGAGTGTTTTCGCATGCCTGTGGTGACTTACCCCTGTGCTCTTCAGGGTATCTCTGATGGGGGTTGTGGCTGGTCCCCATCACAGATTGATGAGCTGAAAGCGTTGGTGCTGGGCAAAGGAGTGAGTGCTCGCATCAAAGCCTTTAACTCCTTCGAGCATCTCTATTATGTGAGCCTGTATGGGGAAAATGGTGTCAACTTGAACCATCTTTTTGGGGTGCAGGCTTGCTGCCTGGTGAGCAGCCATACGCAGGTCAGCCAAACTGAGGCTTGGGAGCAGCTGGAAGTAGAAGAAGCCACAGCTGAAGATCTAGAATTGCCACCAGGAGCACCTCCTGTTGCTTTAACGCACAGAGATTTGGCCTCTGCTCCTGTAGTTGGTGTGCGTCTGAAGTTGGGTGTATTCCACGATGTGCAGGTGTCTCACCTCCGAGACCCATCTGAGTTCTGGCTGCAGCTCCATGAGCATCGCCGACTCTTCAGGCAGCTGAGGCAGAGCATGTGGAATTTTTACTCCCATGCCACGAAGCTCGATGGTGCTGGGTGGGACTTACAGCCTGGATCCCTTTGTTGTGCCAGTGGAAAAGAAGGTGTCTTTTATCGAGCGGTGATCACCAGGGTACTGGACAGTGGGGTAGAAGTACACCTGGTGGACAGAGGCAATACAGAAACTGTAGATCGGTGTGCAGTAAAGGAGCTGCTCCCTCGGTTCAGGGAGCTACCTGCTTTAGCTCTGAAGTGTTGTTTGGCAGGTATCTCTGCTCTGGGTGGGAGTTGGAGTGAAGCATCTCTCTCTGCCTTCAGAGAGATTGTACTGAACAAGGGACTAAAGGTTCATTTTTTGAGTGTGCAGGGTGACAAATACATGGTTGAAATTTTTGACCAGTCACAATTAGGAGAGAAAAGCGTAAGTAAACTCATGGCCCGGGGAGGGTATGCTGAATACCAGGGGTGTGAAACACCCGAAACTCTACAGAAATCTTTGGATAAGGCTGTGAGCCAGgcctcttccccagcatgtgctggggaggaaaagcaaataaatgcagaGGAGAGGCTCAGAGAAGAATCTGATCCGAAGAGAAGCACAAGAGCACTTAATCCTTACATGGCTGTGATGGTCAGAGAGTGCCCTGTTGCAGCCATTCACAATTCTAAAAGTAGTGAATCTCTTCCTGCTCAGAAGTATGAGGGCAAGGAAAACCTGCCCATCTCTTTGAGACAGAATTATGTGGAAATGAAGCCAAGTTCCTCTTGTGGAGGTCAACTAGAAGTGGGAAGTACAGTTAATGTCGTTGTGTCTTATGTTGAAAATCCTAGTTATTTTTGGTGTCAGTTAAGTAGAAATTGCCACGACCTTAAGGTATTAATGGCTGAAATTCAGGAGTATTGTAAAAATTCATGCCACCCGCATGCTTGGCCAAATTCTGTATGTTTAGCCCAGTACTCAGAGGATGAAAAATGGTACAGGGCTTTAATTATTAGTGAAgttccttctgcagaaaaagtAGAAGTCATATATGTTGACTATGGCAACAGAGAGCTGGTATCTCTAACAAACCTCCGCTCAACTAATGAACGCTTTCTTAGGTTAGAGGCTCAGGCTTTCAGGTGCAGCCTTTACAACTTAATCCAACCAAATGGTCAGGATCCTTTTGCTTGGGATGAAGAAGCAATTCAGGCTTTTCAGGAGTTTGTCGATACGTCGTCATCTCACTTTGAACTGAAGTGTACAATATTTGCCTTGGCTTCGATAAACAATAAGGAGCTATTTAACATTGTAGATTTAATGACACCTTTTCAGAGTGCTTGCCAGTTTCTGACCGAGAGAAGCGTGGCCAGGCCTTTATCTCCCCAAAAGCCTCTGGTATCCTCGGTTCAGCTTCATTCTTACTATTATTCTATGCACGGTATCAAAATTGGGAGTGAAGAAGACGTTTATATTACGCATGTTGAGGATCCATGGACATTTTACTGCCAACTTGAAAGATGTGCAGATGTCTTAGCACAGCTTACCGATAACATCAGTCGCCTAAGTGAAATGATAACCAGCTTGGAAACCTTGCAGAAGTCTGGGAGCTTGTGCCTAGCAAAGTATAGTGACAATCACTGGTACAGGGGAGtaattatgaaaagaaaacctaatACGGAAGTCTTCTTTGTGGACTTTGGGAACACAGAGACAATAGAGAAAGGTCATCTGCTTCCTTTACCTAGTGATGCTTATGATATCTTGCTTTTGCCAATGCAGGCCATAAAGTGTTCCTTATCTGATATATCTAATGTTCCCAAAGAAGCTACAACGTGGTTCAAGCAAGCCGTCCTAGAAAGGCAATTAAAAGCGATAGTAGTAGCAAAGGAATCTGATGGTAAACTGTTGATTGAGTTGTTTGATGGTAATACTCAAATTAATGCAAAACTGAAGGAGGAGCTAAGCTTAATAAACAATACAGGACTGTGTAGCCGtgtagaaaatgaaactttgtGCTGTAGAAATCCAGGTGTGAATGAGAAGAATGAGACTGCAGAGTCCCTTTTAAATGCAGGTAGGactcttgaaagaaaaaaatacagatctgaagcccagggaggaggggggagtaGCAAAAGGCACTTCAAAGAAGATGATGTAAACCTTTTCCAGCCTGCTACAAAGGGAGATCTGGCAGCTGGATTACTAGAACCTGATGAAGTGCTTAGCAGTAAGAAGGatgcttttttgttaaat comes from Ciconia boyciana chromosome 3, ASM3463844v1, whole genome shotgun sequence and encodes:
- the TDRD6 gene encoding tudor domain-containing protein 6, with product MGSRPGMLSPGTTAALRVCAVGLRPEVPVVRLWGLLGERSADYVLLRREIQAAVGPRLVAAPGPSRLVAGGGELCVGELGLVEVVGLWYRCCVVSRRGQDYRVFLLDEGYTVVTSAYYLARGCKELFLLPPEVLGCIVADVMPSGGPRAAACGDAPVSTWTVEAMEFLSYLHGKEVSGLVREVMTPQLIVLELPQLAAQMHHLGLARQVTPSWFCQVLRRCLFYGHLRNQVKLQPPACSLVTSAVPELLHVLLSYQPLSPALDYFYPQLQLGVTEPVLVTHVSDPHHVYCQLQSLSQEIRCLSDTMRHTYDWWEQDLLPRVGSPCAARGIDGRWYRALLLELIAGEQDQQVALVIFVDYGRKETVTRANLRHLPVECFRMPVVTYPCALQGISDGGCGWSPSQIDELKALVLGKGVSARIKAFNSFEHLYYVSLYGENGVNLNHLFGVQACCLVSSHTQVSQTEAWEQLEVEEATAEDLELPPGAPPVALTHRDLASAPVVGVRLKLGVFHDVQVSHLRDPSEFWLQLHEHRRLFRQLRQSMWNFYSHATKLDGAGWDLQPGSLCCASGKEGVFYRAVITRVLDSGVEVHLVDRGNTETVDRCAVKELLPRFRELPALALKCCLAGISALGGSWSEASLSAFREIVLNKGLKVHFLSVQGDKYMVEIFDQSQLGEKSVSKLMARGGYAEYQGCETPETLQKSLDKAVSQASSPACAGEEKQINAEERLREESDPKRSTRALNPYMAVMVRECPVAAIHNSKSSESLPAQKYEGKENLPISLRQNYVEMKPSSSCGGQLEVGSTVNVVVSYVENPSYFWCQLSRNCHDLKVLMAEIQEYCKNSCHPHAWPNSVCLAQYSEDEKWYRALIISEVPSAEKVEVIYVDYGNRELVSLTNLRSTNERFLRLEAQAFRCSLYNLIQPNGQDPFAWDEEAIQAFQEFVDTSSSHFELKCTIFALASINNKELFNIVDLMTPFQSACQFLTERSVARPLSPQKPLVSSVQLHSYYYSMHGIKIGSEEDVYITHVEDPWTFYCQLERCADVLAQLTDNISRLSEMITSLETLQKSGSLCLAKYSDNHWYRGVIMKRKPNTEVFFVDFGNTETIEKGHLLPLPSDAYDILLLPMQAIKCSLSDISNVPKEATTWFKQAVLERQLKAIVVAKESDGKLLIELFDGNTQINAKLKEELSLINNTGLCSRVENETLCCRNPGVNEKNETAESLLNAGRTLERKKYRSEAQGGGGSSKRHFKEDDVNLFQPATKGDLAAGLLEPDEVLSSKKDAFLLNKAGEESLLSVQMDMQSYTKSDAEGGCIMLKNVSGLLQQKIMPALKVLVYVSHVNDPSDFYVQLESDEAQLNSISESLNNRTQAKNPCGQLFQAGDLISAVYSEDSLWYRAVVKEKTSDNLINIQYIDYGNTSVVNVDQVCRLPEDLSSIPAISIHCFLGGLKCKKNTDGAEKAVLYFTKRTSEVLLTCEFVEKVEDKWEVILSDHQGIITVDLDDENLASRERSCSKEIPDRGNSGIVTLCEPLPPQAQNEISSVSDCKSFIWKFPEAGQTVKMYVTVVNGPEYFWSRSVDTEDLNYIEEKIEEAENLGLNSLNNCRSCIKSGDICLAKYSQDGKFYRARVSSIKGDNVVVRHVDYGSKEAVSMEMVRQIPCDLLKVPNQAFVCCLSGFSSSEGSWFSEAKEKFYDMTKDLLLEAEVTETQKDKASEVPLSVVKLEASGKSINEQMKPFWKANKGTGDNAFSNLENPLKENRCSNNDIGVCLERETNAVCGLAQEESESALLCSEPFLGVTSGCSNTVEANVSVGAVEYMSGKADDGSETAEHQSNFDEEIPLSEGESDNNVLLEPTRSCSLHVLGSEMKAAEQALAEVPFREAAELKAELTGSASAASLFLGNKQELQRFPMLQVQSSSSDEMGMLELEQLQMYSLYNDLKEFILELEALSVQSSSGEETKEALETESLEMQTALGSEAGQKVLEQESFELPVVSEETGELAALKFLEILPSFHERENLVPSVSDGQNTIEPMPFDIQLSSGEKAKKLELDLSGVHKAEAVQEAWMEVEPPPLRLSSSGGRPEKQLDLKTHDMLSMLGAEIEQLLELVLPDGQPSQEDGEEDLLGLGHAALQSSENSGSKFSFLTKDLTNRRPFGTVKSCDCKVEKRKEWQKKKDDCYVEEWMKQDLTDSFKECGNTRVQSLDCKPGDEEVEKKQNENLADCSAEHNVYTCNLKGFAVGSKCVVWTSLKWCEARILEVSEKGTRVLNLSSGDEEIVDPENVWNGIPDWACRSSEAITPATENLQSLPEESSLQEKQTGCSSDIAEDPHVLQRS